A genomic region of Arachis hypogaea cultivar Tifrunner chromosome 5, arahy.Tifrunner.gnm2.J5K5, whole genome shotgun sequence contains the following coding sequences:
- the LOC112800569 gene encoding nicotinate phosphoribosyltransferase 1 — translation MKNNDNTKKTEEEVTTMKENGSDENSSGRGIPGPTNPMVTPLLTDLYQFTMAYTYWKAGKHEERAVFDLYFRKNPFGGEYTIFAGLEECIRLISNYKLSEEDIDFIRSCLHVPCEDGFFEYLRGIDCSDVEVYAIPEGSVVFPKVPLMRVEGPIAVVQLLETPFVNLINYASLVTTNAARHRFVAGKSKTLLEFGLRRAQGPDGGMGASKYCYIGGFDATSYVAAGRLFGIPLRGTHSHAFVSSFMTLDEIKDKSLRKKVSKSTCKDFVSLVQAWLSKLQRSKSLRGVFAETNQSELSAFISYALAFPNNFLALVDTYDVIRSGIPNFCAVALALNELGYKAVGIRLDSGDLAYLSCQARKIFCCIEKEFAVSGFGKTSITASNDLNEETLDALNKQGHEVDAYGIGTYLVTCYAQAALGIVFKLVEINKQPRIKLSEDVSKVSIPCKKKIYRLYGKESYPLVDIMTGEDEPPPKVGERILCRHPFEESKRAYVVPQHVEELLRCYSAGTSGKETEPLPPLKDIRERCIQQLEKMRPDHMRRLNPTPYKVSVSGKLYDFIHFLWLNEAPVGELL, via the exons atgaAGAATAATGATAACACAAAGAAGACAGAAGAAGAAGTGACGACGATGAAGGAAAATGGATCCGACGAGAACAGTTCGGGTCGGGGCATACCAGGACCCACGAACCCGATGGTGACCCCACTCCTCACCGATCTCTACCAATTCACCATGGCTTACACTTACTGGAAAGCTGGCAAGCATGAAGAACGTGCTgt GTTTGATTTGTATTTCCGGAAGAATCCGTTTGGCGGGGAGTATACTATCTTTGCAGGTTTGGAAGAATGCATAAGGCTCATTTCCAATTACAAGCTATCTGAGGAGGACATTGATTTTATCAGGAGTTGTTTACATGTTCCCTGTGAG GATGGCTTCTTCGAATATCTGAGGGGAATCGACTGCTCTGATGTTGAGGTATATGCTATTCCTGAGGGGTCAGTTGTTTTTCCGAAGGTACCACTGATGAGAGTTGAAGGTCCTATTGCG GTTGTTCAATTGCTGGAAACTCCTTTTGTGAATCTGATTAACTATGCATCATTAGTTACTACGAATGCTGCAAGGCATCGTTTTGTAGCTGGAAAATCAAAAACTCTACTTGAGTTTGGGCTGCGAAGGGCTCAG GGGCCTGATGGTGGAATGGGAGCATCAAAATACTGCTATATTGGAGGATTTGATGCAACAAG CTATGTTGCAGCAGGAAGGTTATTTGGGATTCCCCTTCGCGGCACTCATTCTCATGCCTTTGTTAGCTCATTTATG ACCCTTGATGAGATTAAAGACAAATCACTTCGTAAAAAAGTTAGTAAAAGTACATGTAAAGATTTTGTTAGTTTGGTTCAAGCATGGCTAAGCAAACTTCAG CGCTCAAAATCATTACGGGGTGTTTTTGCTGAGACCAACCAAAGTGAGCTGTCAGCATTCATATCATATGCATTGGCATTTCCTAATAACTTTCTTGCCCTTGTAGACACTTATGAT GTCATACGAAGTGGAATTCCCAACTTCTGTGCAGTTGCATTGGCTCTCAATGAGTTAGG ATACAAAGCAGTTGGCATTAGACTGGACTCTGGTGACCTTGCCTATTTGTCTTGTCAAGCCAGGAAGATCTTTTGCTGCATTGAAAAGGAATTCGCGGTGTCTGGCTTTGGGAAGACTAGTATTACAGCTAGTAATGATCTTAATGAGGAAACTTTAGATGCTTTAAATAAACAG GGTCATGAGGTTGATGCCTATGGAATTGGGACATACCTGGTTACATGTTATGCTCAAGCTGCTCTGGGAATTGTTTTCAAGCTGGTCGAGATAAATAAGCAGCCTCGTATTAAGCTTTCTGAAGATGTATCAAAG GTCTCAATTCCATGTAAGAAGAAAATTTATAGATTGTATGGGAAAGAAAGCTATCCCCTTGTAGACATAATGACTGGAGAAGATGAACCCCCGCCAAAG GTGGGAGAACGAATCCTGTGCCGCCATCCCTTTGAAGAGTCCAAGAGAGCATACGTGGTGCCACAGCATGTTGAGGAGCTTCTAAGATGTTACAGTGCAGGAACTTCAG GTAAAGAGACAGAACCATTACCTCCTCTAAAGGACATTAGAGAACGATGTATCCAACAACTTGAGAAAATGCGACCTGACCACATGAGGAGGCTGAATCCAACTCCATACAAG GTCAGCGTAAGTGGAAAATTATATGACTTCATCCATTTCTTGTGGCTCAATGAGGCACCTGTTGGGGAGTTGCTATAA